A genomic stretch from Numida meleagris isolate 19003 breed g44 Domestic line chromosome 2, NumMel1.0, whole genome shotgun sequence includes:
- the SH3BP5 gene encoding SH3 domain-binding protein 5 isoform X2, whose translation MLNHATQRVMEAEQTKTRSELVHKETAAKYNAAMGRMKQLEKKLKRAINKSKPYFELKAKYYVQLEQLKKTVDDLQAKLSLAKGEYKTALKNLEMISDEIHERRRSTAMGPRGCGVGAEGSNTSVEDLSASKPELDAVSLASEVFEDDNGSSFVSEEDSETQSVSSFSSGPTSPCEVPAPFPPATRPGTLDLPSPVSLSEFGVIFPVLGPRSECSGASSPECEAERGDRAEGAENKTSDRVNKNRSSNRSGSAEGLALDNRMKQLSLQCMKIKEGICAGRKAAQIG comes from the exons gTCATGGAGGCGGAGCAAACCAAGACGAGAAGTGAGTTGGTTCACAAGGAGACTGCAGCCAAATACAATGCCGCCATGGGGAGGATGaagcagctggagaagaaattgaaaagagCCATCAATAAATCAAA ACCTTATTTTGAACTCAAGGCAAAGTACTACGTCCAGCTAGAG caactgaagaaaacagtggatGACCTGCAGGCAAAACTCTCCCTGGCGAAAGGAGAGTATAAGACTGCCTTGAAAAATCTGGAGATGATCTCAGACGAGATTCATGAGAGGAGACGATCCACTGCCATGGGGCCTCGAGGATGTGGTGTGGGTGCTGAAGGGAGCAACACCTCTGTGGAAGACCTGTCAGCCAGCAAACCGGAGTTGGACGCTGTTTCAT TGGCTTCTGAAGTGTTTGAAGATGACAACGGCAGCAGCTTTGTGTCCGAGGAAGACTCAGAAACTCAGTCGGTGTCCAGCTTCAGCTCTGGGCCTACGAGCCCCTGCGAGGTGCCTGCTCCATTTCCCCCCGCGACGCGCCCTGGCACCCTGGATCTGCCCAGCCCCGTGTCCCTCTCTGAGTTTGGAGTGATCTTCCCTGTCCTCGGCCCCCGAAGTGAATGCAGTGGGGCGTCATCCCCCGAATGTGAAGCTGAAAGAG GGGATAGGGCAGAAGGGGCCGAGAACAAGACAAGCGACAGAGTGAACAAGAACAGGAGCAGCAACAGGAGCGGCTCCGCCGAGGGGCTGGCTTTGGATAACCGGATGAAGCAGCTCTCCCTTCAGTGCATGAAGATCAAAGAGGGAATATGCGCGGGCAGAAAGGCTGCTCAGATCGGCTGA
- the CAPN7 gene encoding calpain-7 isoform X1 codes for MDASALELDAVKFAQLAVQRDQSGRYQEAVFYYKEAAQALIYAGMAGSSLENIQEKINEYLERVQALHSAVQSQNTDPLKSKQQLDLERAHFLVTQAFDEDDKGNAEEAIELYTEAVELCLKTATETSEAVLQSKLKQLARQALDRAEALKVSMSKSSQKEKSTAAKPNQPVRTFFPLGPDFSLNDKPQMIRAVQASESQGQRYTAEEIEVLRKTSKINGIEYVPFMSVDLRERFAFPMPFSDKCGKLPLSPKQKAMFAKWVRPDDITNNPTMIYTVSSFSIKQTIVSDCSFVASLAISAAYERRYNKKLITSIIYPQNKKGEPEYNPCGKYMVKLHINGVPRKVIIDDQLPVDHSGELLCSYSNNKNELWVSLIEKAYMKVMGGYDFPGSNSNIDLHALTGWIPERIAMHSDNQAFDRDSTFRMLYQRFHKGDVLITTATGVMSEEEGEKWGLVPTHAYAVLDIREHKGLRFLQLKNPWSHLRWKGRYSENDTRSWTPDLQKYLNFDPRTAQKIDNGIFWIAWEDLCQYYDVIYLSWNPGLFKESTCIHSTWDAKQGPVKDAYSLANNPQYKLEVQCPQGGAVVWVLLSRHITDKDDFAHNREFITMVVYKTDGKKVYYPADPPPYIDGIRINSPHYLTKIKLTSPGTHTFTLVVSQYEKQNTIHYTIRVYSLCKFTFSKIPTPYTISKRVNGQWKGHSAGGCGNFRDSYKNNPIYQFQLDKSGPLLIELRGPRQYSVGFEIVTVSTVGDPGSYGFQKKSSGDYRCGFCYLEVENILAGVYNIIPTTFLPQQEGPFFLDFNSTSPLRVSQLQ; via the exons ATGGATGCCAGTGCGTTGGAGTTGGATGCGGTGAAGTTCGCGCAGTTGGCGGTGCAGCGGGACCAGAGCGGGCGGTACCAGGAGGCCGTCTTCTACTACAAG GAAGCTGCGCAAGCGTTGATTTATGCTGGCATGGCAGGGTCAAGTttagaaaatattcaagaaaaaataaatgagtatttGGAAAGAGTTCAGGCTCTCCATTCAGCAG ttCAGTCTCAGAACACAGACCCTCTGAAGTCAAAACAACAGTTGGACTTGGAGCGTGCTCACTTCCTAGTTACGCAGGCCTTTGATGAAGATGATAAGGGCAATGCGGAAGAAGCTATAGAGTTGTACACGGAAGCGGTGGAGCTCTGTTTGAAAACA GCTACAGAAACTTCAGAAGCAGTCCTGCAGTCAAAACTGAAACAACTGGCTCGGCAAGCATTAGATAG agCAGAAGCACTGAAAGTATCGATGTCAAAGTCATCTCAGAAGGAGAAGTCAACTGCAGCTAAACCAAATCAGCCAGTCAGAACATTCTTTCCATTGGGacctgatttttctttaaatgataAACCCCAGATGATCAGAGCAGTACAAGCTAGTGAATCTCAAGGTCAGAGGTACACTGCAGAGGAGATTGAAGTACTCAG AAAGACTTCAAAAATTAATGGCATTGAATATGTCCCTTTCATGAGTGTTGATTTGAGGGAACGTTTTGCCTTCCCTATGCCGTTTTC CGATAAATGTGGGAAGTTGCCATTATCCCCCAAACAGAAAGCAATGTTTGCCAAGTGGGTACGGCCAGATGACATAACAAATAACCCTACGATGATTTATACTGTATCAAGTTTCAGCATAAAGCAG ACAATAGTGTCAGATTGTTCCTTTGTGGCATCGCTAGCTATCAGCGCTGCATATGAAAGAAGATACAACAAAAAGTTGATTACAAG tattatttaccctcagaataagaaaggaGAACCTGAGTATAATCCATGTGGCAAATACATGGTGAAACTTCATATCAATGGTGTACCTAGAAAG gtGATCATAGATGACCAGTTACCAGTTGATCATAGCGGGGAACTTCTCTGCTCTTATTCTAACAATAAGAATGAACTGTGGGTATCACTAATAGAAAAGGCTTACATGAAGGTCATGGGAGGATATGATTTTCCTGGATCAAATTCT AACATCGATCTCCATGCTCTGACTGGTTGGATACCTGAAAGAATTGCTATGCACTCTGACAATCAAGCTTTTGATAGAGATAGCACTTTCAGAATGCTCTATCAGAG atttcaCAAGGGAGATGTCCTTATCACAACAGCAACAGGTGTGATGtctgaagaggaaggagaaaaatggggTTTAGTTCCAACCCATGCCTATGCAGTCCTGGATATAAGAGAACATAAG gGGCTTAGATTCCTCCAGTTGAAAAATCCATGGAGCCACTTACGTTGGAAGGGACGATACAGTGAAAACGACACAAGAAGTTGGACCCCAGATCTACAAAAATACTTGAACTTTGATCCAAGAACAGCTCAGAAAATAGACAATG gGATTTTCTGGATTGCCTGGGAGGACTTGTGCCAGTACTATGATGTAATTTATTTGAGTTGGAACCCAGGTCTTTTTAAAGAATCTACATGTATTCACAG TACTTGGGATGCCAAGCAAGGCCCGGTGAAGGATGCCTACAGCCTGGCCAACAACCCGCAGTACAAGCTGGAGGTGCAGTGCCCACAGGGTGGAGCTGTGGTCTGGGTGCTGCTGAGTAGACACATCACAGATAAG GATGACTTTGCACACAATCGGGAATTCATTACGATGGTTGTATACAAGACAGATGGCAAAAAAGTTTACTATCCAG ctgatCCTCCTCCATATATCGATGGCATTCGGATCAACAGTCCTCATTATCTGACCAAGATAAAGCTGACTTCTCCTGGAACCCATACATTTACATTAGTGGTGTCTCAGtatgagaaacaaaacactatCCATTACACCATCAGG GTGTATTCCTTGTGCAAGTTTACCTTTTCCAAGATTCCTACACCTTACACCATTTCCAAACgg GTTAACGGACAATGGAAAGGTCACAGTGCTGGAGGATGTGGAAACTTCAGAGACAGCTACAAAAATAACCCCATCTATCAGTTCCAGCTGGACAAGAGTGGGCCATTACTAATCGAGCTGCGTGGACCAAG GCAGTACAGCGTTGGGTTTGAAATTGTCACCGTCTCAACAGTAGGAGATCCTGGTTCCTATGGCTTTCAGAAGAAGAGCAGTGGGGACTACAG GTGTGGATTTTGCTACCTGGAAGTGGAGAACATCCTTGCTGGAGTCTACAACATTATCCCCACCACATTCCTGCCTCAACAGGAGGGTCcttttttcttagattttaaCAGCACTTCACCTCTTAGAGTATCACAGCTTCAGTGA
- the CAPN7 gene encoding calpain-7 isoform X2 translates to MLSYKLTWWNYVMATETSEAVLQSKLKQLARQALDRAEALKVSMSKSSQKEKSTAAKPNQPVRTFFPLGPDFSLNDKPQMIRAVQASESQGQRYTAEEIEVLRKTSKINGIEYVPFMSVDLRERFAFPMPFSDKCGKLPLSPKQKAMFAKWVRPDDITNNPTMIYTVSSFSIKQTIVSDCSFVASLAISAAYERRYNKKLITSIIYPQNKKGEPEYNPCGKYMVKLHINGVPRKVIIDDQLPVDHSGELLCSYSNNKNELWVSLIEKAYMKVMGGYDFPGSNSNIDLHALTGWIPERIAMHSDNQAFDRDSTFRMLYQRFHKGDVLITTATGVMSEEEGEKWGLVPTHAYAVLDIREHKGLRFLQLKNPWSHLRWKGRYSENDTRSWTPDLQKYLNFDPRTAQKIDNGIFWIAWEDLCQYYDVIYLSWNPGLFKESTCIHSTWDAKQGPVKDAYSLANNPQYKLEVQCPQGGAVVWVLLSRHITDKDDFAHNREFITMVVYKTDGKKVYYPADPPPYIDGIRINSPHYLTKIKLTSPGTHTFTLVVSQYEKQNTIHYTIRVYSLCKFTFSKIPTPYTISKRVNGQWKGHSAGGCGNFRDSYKNNPIYQFQLDKSGPLLIELRGPRQYSVGFEIVTVSTVGDPGSYGFQKKSSGDYRCGFCYLEVENILAGVYNIIPTTFLPQQEGPFFLDFNSTSPLRVSQLQ, encoded by the exons ATGTTAAGCTACAAGTTAACTTGGTGGAATTACGTGATG GCTACAGAAACTTCAGAAGCAGTCCTGCAGTCAAAACTGAAACAACTGGCTCGGCAAGCATTAGATAG agCAGAAGCACTGAAAGTATCGATGTCAAAGTCATCTCAGAAGGAGAAGTCAACTGCAGCTAAACCAAATCAGCCAGTCAGAACATTCTTTCCATTGGGacctgatttttctttaaatgataAACCCCAGATGATCAGAGCAGTACAAGCTAGTGAATCTCAAGGTCAGAGGTACACTGCAGAGGAGATTGAAGTACTCAG AAAGACTTCAAAAATTAATGGCATTGAATATGTCCCTTTCATGAGTGTTGATTTGAGGGAACGTTTTGCCTTCCCTATGCCGTTTTC CGATAAATGTGGGAAGTTGCCATTATCCCCCAAACAGAAAGCAATGTTTGCCAAGTGGGTACGGCCAGATGACATAACAAATAACCCTACGATGATTTATACTGTATCAAGTTTCAGCATAAAGCAG ACAATAGTGTCAGATTGTTCCTTTGTGGCATCGCTAGCTATCAGCGCTGCATATGAAAGAAGATACAACAAAAAGTTGATTACAAG tattatttaccctcagaataagaaaggaGAACCTGAGTATAATCCATGTGGCAAATACATGGTGAAACTTCATATCAATGGTGTACCTAGAAAG gtGATCATAGATGACCAGTTACCAGTTGATCATAGCGGGGAACTTCTCTGCTCTTATTCTAACAATAAGAATGAACTGTGGGTATCACTAATAGAAAAGGCTTACATGAAGGTCATGGGAGGATATGATTTTCCTGGATCAAATTCT AACATCGATCTCCATGCTCTGACTGGTTGGATACCTGAAAGAATTGCTATGCACTCTGACAATCAAGCTTTTGATAGAGATAGCACTTTCAGAATGCTCTATCAGAG atttcaCAAGGGAGATGTCCTTATCACAACAGCAACAGGTGTGATGtctgaagaggaaggagaaaaatggggTTTAGTTCCAACCCATGCCTATGCAGTCCTGGATATAAGAGAACATAAG gGGCTTAGATTCCTCCAGTTGAAAAATCCATGGAGCCACTTACGTTGGAAGGGACGATACAGTGAAAACGACACAAGAAGTTGGACCCCAGATCTACAAAAATACTTGAACTTTGATCCAAGAACAGCTCAGAAAATAGACAATG gGATTTTCTGGATTGCCTGGGAGGACTTGTGCCAGTACTATGATGTAATTTATTTGAGTTGGAACCCAGGTCTTTTTAAAGAATCTACATGTATTCACAG TACTTGGGATGCCAAGCAAGGCCCGGTGAAGGATGCCTACAGCCTGGCCAACAACCCGCAGTACAAGCTGGAGGTGCAGTGCCCACAGGGTGGAGCTGTGGTCTGGGTGCTGCTGAGTAGACACATCACAGATAAG GATGACTTTGCACACAATCGGGAATTCATTACGATGGTTGTATACAAGACAGATGGCAAAAAAGTTTACTATCCAG ctgatCCTCCTCCATATATCGATGGCATTCGGATCAACAGTCCTCATTATCTGACCAAGATAAAGCTGACTTCTCCTGGAACCCATACATTTACATTAGTGGTGTCTCAGtatgagaaacaaaacactatCCATTACACCATCAGG GTGTATTCCTTGTGCAAGTTTACCTTTTCCAAGATTCCTACACCTTACACCATTTCCAAACgg GTTAACGGACAATGGAAAGGTCACAGTGCTGGAGGATGTGGAAACTTCAGAGACAGCTACAAAAATAACCCCATCTATCAGTTCCAGCTGGACAAGAGTGGGCCATTACTAATCGAGCTGCGTGGACCAAG GCAGTACAGCGTTGGGTTTGAAATTGTCACCGTCTCAACAGTAGGAGATCCTGGTTCCTATGGCTTTCAGAAGAAGAGCAGTGGGGACTACAG GTGTGGATTTTGCTACCTGGAAGTGGAGAACATCCTTGCTGGAGTCTACAACATTATCCCCACCACATTCCTGCCTCAACAGGAGGGTCcttttttcttagattttaaCAGCACTTCACCTCTTAGAGTATCACAGCTTCAGTGA